A window of Nitrospira sp. contains these coding sequences:
- the rplP gene encoding 50S ribosomal protein L16 codes for MLAPKKVKFRKMQKGRMRGKAYRGGAITLGEFGLKALEPGWVTSRQIEAARIAITRFVKRGGQVWTRIFPDKPITKKPAETRMGKGKGNPEYWVAVVKPGRIMYEMSGVAPDVAKQALRLASYKLPIATKFVIRGEFQ; via the coding sequence GTGTTAGCGCCAAAGAAAGTTAAGTTTAGAAAAATGCAAAAAGGCCGCATGCGGGGCAAGGCCTACCGCGGCGGAGCCATCACACTGGGTGAATTTGGCCTGAAAGCGCTTGAGCCGGGCTGGGTCACGAGTCGTCAGATCGAAGCTGCTCGTATCGCTATTACTCGCTTCGTTAAGCGCGGGGGGCAGGTGTGGACTCGAATTTTCCCGGATAAGCCGATCACAAAAAAACCGGCAGAAACTCGAATGGGTAAAGGTAAGGGCAATCCTGAATATTGGGTCGCTGTGGTGAAGCCGGGACGTATTATGTACGAAATGAGCGGAGTCGCCCCGGATGTTGCCAAGCAGGCCTTGCGGTTGGCTTCCTATAAGCTGCCCATTGCCACCAAGTTCGTTATCCGTGGCGAATTTCAGTAA